In a genomic window of [Empedobacter] haloabium:
- a CDS encoding DUF421 domain-containing protein produces MFDMDLPWWEFIARGGIIYIFLLIMVRLTGKRTIGQFTPFDLLIVMLLSEAVSNSLNGGDESLQGGMITATTLIALNVIIAIATSRSRKVAEMIDGTPVLLGRDGRIFHDVVKKCRVAEGDVEQALREADCPLHKMKCAFLEPDGKITILQN; encoded by the coding sequence ATGTTCGACATGGACCTGCCGTGGTGGGAGTTCATTGCCCGCGGCGGCATCATCTATATCTTCTTGCTGATCATGGTGCGGCTGACCGGCAAGCGCACCATCGGCCAATTTACCCCGTTCGATCTGCTGATCGTCATGCTGCTGAGCGAGGCCGTGTCGAATTCACTGAACGGCGGCGACGAGTCCTTGCAGGGGGGCATGATCACCGCCACGACGCTCATCGCGCTAAACGTCATCATCGCCATTGCCACCTCGCGCAGCCGCAAGGTGGCCGAGATGATCGACGGCACGCCTGTACTGCTGGGCCGCGACGGCCGCATTTTTCACGACGTCGTCAAGAAATGCCGCGTGGCTGAAGGCGACGTCGAGCAGGCGCTGCGCGAGGCGGATTGCCCACTGCACAAGATGAAATGCGCCTTCCTCGAGCCGGACGGCAAGATCACGATCCTGCAGAACTGA
- a CDS encoding transposase encodes MSRPPRTLFQGAIYHVTSRGNRRANIYADERDHLTWLDVLAETAERYDFKVHAYCMMPNHYHLLVETPSANLSDGMRFLNGRYAKRHNDRHGLVGHVIQGRYYAILVERNSQLLEAARYISLNPVRARLVRCAAEWRWSSHCYLTGVAAAPPWMSLEWLLGHFHGESAAEQAEAFSAFVDASLREPSPFSQKVAKNRCLETLDARLNPMSTNAAIASAYATGLFTRAELAAHFEVSVKTISRAISSHTTATTEEPVSRFGD; translated from the coding sequence ATGAGCCGACCACCACGTACCCTCTTCCAAGGTGCCATCTATCATGTCACCTCGCGCGGCAATCGTCGCGCAAACATCTACGCCGACGAGCGAGATCATTTGACCTGGCTGGACGTCCTTGCCGAGACTGCGGAACGATATGACTTCAAGGTTCACGCGTATTGCATGATGCCTAATCATTACCACCTCCTGGTCGAGACACCATCAGCCAATCTCTCCGATGGCATGCGCTTTCTGAACGGGAGGTATGCCAAGCGGCATAACGACCGGCACGGCCTGGTCGGCCACGTCATCCAAGGTCGCTATTACGCCATACTGGTGGAACGAAACTCGCAGTTATTGGAAGCGGCGCGTTACATATCGCTAAACCCTGTTCGAGCGCGATTGGTGCGTTGCGCCGCCGAGTGGCGCTGGAGCAGCCATTGCTATCTGACCGGCGTGGCAGCGGCGCCGCCCTGGATGTCGCTGGAGTGGCTTCTCGGCCACTTCCACGGCGAAAGCGCGGCGGAGCAAGCCGAAGCATTCTCCGCTTTCGTGGACGCCAGTCTTCGCGAGCCGAGTCCGTTTTCGCAAAAGGTGGCGAAAAACCGGTGCCTCGAGACGCTCGACGCACGGCTCAACCCTATGAGTACAAACGCAGCAATAGCTTCCGCATATGCCACTGGGCTATTCACCCGTGCGGAGCTCGCTGCACACTTCGAGGTGTCGGTCAAGACTATAAGCAGAGCAATATCGAGCCACACTACCGCGACTACGGAAGAGCCTGTGTCCCGTTTTGGTGACTGA
- the trmL gene encoding tRNA (uridine(34)/cytosine(34)/5-carboxymethylaminomethyluridine(34)-2'-O)-methyltransferase TrmL — translation MFHVVLVNPEIPPNTGNVIRLCANTGAQLHLIEPLGFPLDDAKLRRAGLDYHEYARMKVHKDWAAFLAAVQPDQARMFAMTTHGSTPFAQLAFRPGDVFVFGSETRGLPPEFRDSFPTTQRIRVPMRPDNRSLNLSNTVAIVVYEAWRQQGYDGGS, via the coding sequence TTGTTTCACGTCGTACTGGTCAACCCCGAGATTCCGCCGAACACCGGCAATGTCATTCGTCTGTGTGCCAACACGGGCGCCCAGCTGCACCTGATCGAACCGCTGGGCTTCCCGCTGGACGACGCCAAGCTGCGCCGCGCCGGCCTCGACTACCACGAATACGCGCGCATGAAGGTGCACAAGGACTGGGCGGCGTTCCTGGCCGCCGTCCAGCCGGACCAGGCGCGCATGTTCGCCATGACCACGCACGGCTCGACCCCGTTCGCGCAGCTTGCCTTCCGACCGGGCGATGTCTTCGTGTTCGGCTCGGAAACGCGCGGCCTGCCCCCCGAGTTCCGCGACAGCTTCCCGACGACGCAACGCATCCGCGTGCCGATGCGGCCGGACAATCGCAGCCTGAACCTGTCGAACACCGTCGCGATCGTGGTGTACGAAGCGTGGCGGCAGCAGGGTTATGACGGCGGGAGCTGA
- a CDS encoding ComF family protein, with protein sequence MGGGLWRAGLATLLPCGCMLCGALGRDPLCPPCRAQFCGTGPGRCPVCAEPLPDGAKGVPCGRCVQRRPAYDATIAAVSYEMPLDRLVLELKFGGRLAHARLFASLLAEASHAALLDERPALLCPVPLAPGRLAERGFNQALEIARPLGKLLTIGVASRLAQRVQETSAQSRLRSAARRANMAHVFAVPERAAVAGRHIGIVDDVMSSGQTLQELAAVLKRHGATRVTNFVFARTPPHRKH encoded by the coding sequence ATGGGCGGCGGGCTGTGGAGGGCTGGACTGGCGACATTGCTGCCGTGCGGCTGCATGCTGTGCGGCGCGCTGGGGCGCGATCCGCTGTGTCCGCCGTGCCGCGCGCAGTTCTGCGGCACCGGGCCTGGCCGCTGCCCCGTCTGCGCGGAGCCGCTGCCGGACGGTGCCAAGGGCGTGCCGTGCGGGCGCTGTGTGCAGCGGCGGCCGGCGTATGACGCCACCATTGCCGCCGTGTCCTATGAGATGCCGCTGGACCGGCTGGTGCTCGAGCTCAAGTTTGGCGGCCGGCTGGCGCATGCGCGGCTGTTTGCGTCGTTGCTGGCGGAGGCGTCCCATGCGGCTTTGCTGGATGAGCGCCCTGCCCTGCTGTGCCCAGTGCCGCTGGCACCGGGCCGGCTGGCCGAGCGCGGTTTCAATCAGGCGCTGGAAATCGCCCGGCCGCTGGGCAAGCTGCTGACCATCGGCGTCGCGTCGCGCCTGGCGCAGCGGGTGCAGGAAACGTCGGCGCAGAGCCGGCTGCGCAGCGCCGCGCGGCGGGCCAACATGGCGCACGTGTTTGCCGTGCCGGAACGCGCCGCGGTGGCCGGGCGGCACATCGGCATCGTCGATGATGTCATGAGCAGCGGGCAGACGCTGCAGGAACTGGCGGCGGTACTGAAGCGCCACGGCGCGACGCGCGTGACGAATTTCGTGTTCGCGCGCACGCCGCCGCATCGAAAACATTAG
- a CDS encoding methyltransferase domain-containing protein, translating into MQVPAKPPKLSAPIDVDRVRLLFSRPARVQDGDFLRREIAHRMHERLQLVRLAPQRVLDAGCGSGADLALLHKAYAATQVIGIDASEPMLRSLPGQPGRQSALNQLLGKLLPAKSGIDLLCGDFADLPLGPNTVDLVWSNLALHWHPQPDRVFAEWRRVLRVDGLLMFSCFGPDTFQEVRAAFADVDLAPHTLPFVDMHDFGDQLVEAGFATPVMDMEKLTVTYDSADKLLADVRALGGNPLTTARKGLLGRGGHAKLLAGLEKNRRADGKLALTFEVIYGHAFRPAARMTKDGEAIIRFDPSRRGR; encoded by the coding sequence ATGCAAGTCCCCGCCAAGCCACCGAAACTTTCCGCGCCCATCGACGTCGACCGCGTGCGCCTGCTGTTTTCCCGCCCCGCCCGCGTGCAGGACGGCGACTTCCTGCGGCGCGAGATCGCTCATCGCATGCACGAGCGCTTGCAACTGGTGCGCCTGGCACCCCAGCGCGTGCTGGACGCGGGCTGCGGCAGCGGTGCCGACCTGGCCCTGCTGCACAAGGCCTACGCGGCCACGCAGGTGATCGGCATCGACGCGTCCGAACCCATGCTGCGCTCGCTGCCCGGCCAGCCGGGCCGGCAGTCGGCGCTGAATCAGCTGCTGGGCAAGTTGCTTCCGGCCAAGAGCGGCATCGACCTGCTGTGCGGCGACTTCGCCGACCTGCCGCTGGGTCCGAATACCGTCGACCTGGTCTGGTCCAACCTGGCCCTGCACTGGCATCCGCAGCCGGACCGCGTGTTTGCCGAGTGGCGCCGCGTGCTGCGCGTGGATGGCCTGTTGATGTTTTCCTGCTTCGGCCCGGATACCTTCCAGGAAGTGCGCGCCGCCTTCGCCGACGTCGATCTTGCACCGCACACCTTGCCCTTTGTCGACATGCACGACTTTGGCGACCAGCTGGTGGAAGCGGGGTTCGCGACCCCCGTGATGGACATGGAAAAGTTGACGGTTACCTACGACAGCGCCGATAAACTGCTGGCGGACGTGCGCGCGCTGGGCGGCAATCCGCTGACGACGGCGCGCAAGGGCCTGCTGGGCCGCGGCGGGCACGCCAAATTGCTGGCGGGACTGGAAAAAAACCGGCGTGCCGACGGCAAGCTGGCGCTGACGTTCGAAGTCATCTATGGACACGCCTTCCGACCCGCCGCACGGATGACGAAAGACGGCGAAGCCATCATCCGTTTCGACCCCTCGCGCCGCGGCCGATAA